Proteins encoded by one window of Dioscorea cayenensis subsp. rotundata cultivar TDr96_F1 chromosome 6, TDr96_F1_v2_PseudoChromosome.rev07_lg8_w22 25.fasta, whole genome shotgun sequence:
- the LOC120262844 gene encoding auxin response factor 6-like isoform X1 produces the protein MMRLSSSSPAQQTQEGEQKSLNSELWHACAGPLVSLPAVGSRVVYFPQGHSEQVAASTNKEIDSHIPNYPSLPPQLMCQLHNVTMHADVETDEVYAQMTLQPLSPQEQKDPFLPAELGTPSKQPTNYFCKTLTASDTSTHGGFSVPRRAAEKVFPPLDFTQQPPAQELTAMDLHGNEWKFRHIFRGQPKRHLLTTGWSVFVSAKRLVAGDSVLFIWNDNNQLLLGIRHANRPQTVMPSSVLSSDSMHIGLLAAAAHAAATSSRFTIFYNPRASPSEFVIPLAKYVKAVYHTRVSVGMRFRMLFETEESSVRRYMGTITGISNVDPVRWPNSHWRSVKVGWDESTAGERQPRVSLWEIEPLTTFPMYPSPFPLRLKRPWPSGLPSLHGIKDEDIGLNPSLMWLRDGADRGFQSMNFQGIGMSPWLQPRLDTSFLGLQPDMYQAMAAAAALQDMRTIEPSKQTNPAILQFQQPQSMTSNMPILAGQVLQQIQPQSQQALLQMIQGNPRQNETQSQFIQHQLQHCNSFGDQQHQHIQPIPPKHHQIQQHQNHQIQPQQHQHVQQHKLLVDHQQNPNVMPAMSHFIAASQPQQFIQHQNFADSNGNPVPSSTVSPLHGLLQSLSSEETSSLLSLPRTNPVINSGVWPSKRVAVESKIASGSQLEQIGNLQSGISQNSVSLPSFPGRECSVDQDGSIDPQNHFLFGVNIDSPLLMQDGMSGLRSVCTESDSTVVPYAPTNFLSPTDTDFALNHSLSSNHLDESALVQSSENNLGHANPQNGTFVKIYKSGSFGRSLDITRFSSYDELRSELGRLFGLEGQLEDPLRSGWQLVFVDRENDVLLLGDDPWQEFVNNVWCIKILSPQEVQQMGKQGIDLLTSIPLKRLSSSCEDYRQDSRNLSTSIPSVGSLNY, from the exons ATGATGAGGCTCTCATCATCGAGTCCCGCTCAGCAGACGCAGGAAG GTGAGCAGAAGTCTCTGAATTCAGAACTCTGGCATGCTTGTGCTGGACCACTTGTGTCATTGCCTGCTGTTGGAAGTCGCGTGGTATATTTTCCACAGGGTCATAGTGAACAG GTAGCTGCATCAACTAACAAGGAAATTGACTCTCACATCCCTAATTACCCGAGCCTACCTCCGCAGTTAATGTGCCAACTCCATAATGTGACCATGCAT GCTGATGTGGAGACTGATGAGGTTTATGCTCAAATGACACTGCAACCACTGAGCCCG CAAGAGCAAAAGGATCCCTTCCTACCAGCTGAATTAGGGACTCCCAGCAAACAACCTACAAATTATTTCTGCAAGACTTTGACTGCTAGTGATACCAGTACCCATGGTGGCTTCTCTGTTCCTCGTCGTGCTGCTGAGAAAGTGTTTCCTCCACTG GATTTTACCCAGCAGCCACCTGCGCAAGAATTAACTGCAATGGACCTTCATGGCAATGAGTGGAAATTTCGTCATATATTCCGTG GTCAGCCAAAGAGGCATCTTCTTACTACCGGATGGAGCGTGTTTGTTAGTGCAAAGAGGCTCGTTGCAGGGGATTCTGTCCTTTTTATCTG GAATGATAATAATCAGTTGCTTTTAGGCATCCGTCATGCTAATCGGCCCCAAACAGTCATGCCTTCTTCAGTATTGTCTAGTGATAGTATGCACATAGGTCTTCTTGCGGCAGCAGCTCATGCAGCTGCTACCAGTAGCCGGTTCACCATCTTCTATAATCCAAG AGCAAGTCCATCTGAGTTTGTCATACCTTTAGCTAAATATGTGAAAGCAGTGTACCATACTCGTGTATCTGTGGGCATGCGCTTCAGAATGCTTTTTGAAACGGAAGAGTCAAGTGTTCGAAG ATACATGGGCACGATAACAGGTATAAGCAATGTAGACCCTGTCCGCTGGCCAAATTCTCACTGGCGTTCTGTTAAG GTGGGTTGGGATGAATCAACTGCTGGAGAGAGGCAACCGCGGGTATCCCTTTGGGAGATAGAGCCTCTAACAACATTCCCGATGTATCCATCCCCTTTTCCTCTGAGACTCAAACGTCCATGGCCATCGGGATTGCCTTCTCTACATG GTATAAAGGATGAAGACATTGGTCTGAATCCTTCCCTTATGTGGCTTCGAGATGGTGCAGACCGAGGCTTTCAATCAATGAATTTTCAGGGAATTGGAATGTCTCCTTGGTTGCAACCGAGGTTAGATACTTCCTTTCTTGGTCTACAACCTGACATGTACCAAGCAATGGCTGCTGCTGCTGCGCTTCAGGATATGAGGACTATTgaaccatcaaaacaaacaaatccaGCAATTCTTCAATTCCAGCAACCTCAGAGCATGACTTCCAACATGCCTATACTAGCTGGTCAGGTTCTACAACAAATTCAACCTCAGTCTCAGCAAGCCTTGCTTCAGATGATTCAAGGAAACCCCCGTCAGAATGAGACTCAGTCGCAATTTATTCAACATCAGTTGCAGCATTGCAACTCTTTTGGTGATCAACAGCACCAGCATATACAACCAATCCCTCCGAAGCATCACCAAATTCAAcaacatcaaaatcatcaaatacaacCACAGCAACATCAGCATGTGCAGCAACATAAGCTCTTGGTTGATCATCAGCAAAATCCTAATGTAATGCCAGCCATGTCCCATTTCATCGCTGCCTCCCAGCCGCAGCAGTTCATCCAGCATCAGAACTTTGCTGACTCAAATGGTAACCCTGTGCCATCATCCACTGTATCTCCCTTGCATGGTCTTTTGCAGTCTTTATCTTCAGAAGAAACTTCAAGCCTTCTTAGTTTGCCGAGAACTAACCCTGTGATCAACTCTGGTGTTTGGCCATCCAAGAGGGTTGCAGTTGAGTCCAAAATTGCTTCCGGATCTCAGTTAGAACAAATAGGCAATCTGCAGTCCGGCATATCCCAAAACTCAGTCTCATTGCCTTCATTCCCAGGAAGGGAATGCTCAGTAGATCAAGACGGTAGCATCGATCCCCAAAACCATTTTTTGTTTGGTGTCAATATAGACTCTCCGCTCCTAATGCAGGATGGCATGTCAGGCCTCAGGAGTGTGTGCACTGAAAGTGATTCGACGGTTGTGCCATATGCTCCAACTAATTTTCTCAGTCCCACAGATACTGATTTCGCCTTGAATCACTCGTTGAGTTCCAATCATTTAGATGAATCAGCACTTGTGCAGTCTTCTGAGAACAACTTGGGTcatgcaaatccacaaaatggAACCTTTGTCAAG ATATATAAATCGGGGTCTTTCGGGAGGTCTCTGGACATCACTAGGTTCAGCAGTTACGATGAGCTGCGTAGTGAACTTGGACGTCTATTCGGTCTTGAAGGCCAATTGGAGGACCCTCTGAGATCAGGCTGGCAGCTTGTATTTGTCGACCGGGAGAACGATGTGCTTCTCCTGGGCGACGACCCCTGGCA GGAGTTTGTCAACAATGTGTGGTGCATAAAGATACTCTCACCTCAAGAAGTGCAGCAAATGGGGAAACAAGGCATTGACCTTCTAACCTCCATTCCACTCAAAAGGCTTTCAAGCAGTTGCGAGGACTACCGACAGGACTCGAGGAATCTAAGCACAAGTATCCCCTCCGTCGGCTCCCTTAATTACTGA
- the LOC120262844 gene encoding auxin response factor 6-like isoform X2 translates to MHFFIRKIPRAGQPKRHLLTTGWSVFVSAKRLVAGDSVLFIWNDNNQLLLGIRHANRPQTVMPSSVLSSDSMHIGLLAAAAHAAATSSRFTIFYNPRASPSEFVIPLAKYVKAVYHTRVSVGMRFRMLFETEESSVRRYMGTITGISNVDPVRWPNSHWRSVKVGWDESTAGERQPRVSLWEIEPLTTFPMYPSPFPLRLKRPWPSGLPSLHGIKDEDIGLNPSLMWLRDGADRGFQSMNFQGIGMSPWLQPRLDTSFLGLQPDMYQAMAAAAALQDMRTIEPSKQTNPAILQFQQPQSMTSNMPILAGQVLQQIQPQSQQALLQMIQGNPRQNETQSQFIQHQLQHCNSFGDQQHQHIQPIPPKHHQIQQHQNHQIQPQQHQHVQQHKLLVDHQQNPNVMPAMSHFIAASQPQQFIQHQNFADSNGNPVPSSTVSPLHGLLQSLSSEETSSLLSLPRTNPVINSGVWPSKRVAVESKIASGSQLEQIGNLQSGISQNSVSLPSFPGRECSVDQDGSIDPQNHFLFGVNIDSPLLMQDGMSGLRSVCTESDSTVVPYAPTNFLSPTDTDFALNHSLSSNHLDESALVQSSENNLGHANPQNGTFVKIYKSGSFGRSLDITRFSSYDELRSELGRLFGLEGQLEDPLRSGWQLVFVDRENDVLLLGDDPWQEFVNNVWCIKILSPQEVQQMGKQGIDLLTSIPLKRLSSSCEDYRQDSRNLSTSIPSVGSLNY, encoded by the exons ATGCATTTTTTCATCAGAAAGATTCCTCGCGCAGGTCAGCCAAAGAGGCATCTTCTTACTACCGGATGGAGCGTGTTTGTTAGTGCAAAGAGGCTCGTTGCAGGGGATTCTGTCCTTTTTATCTG GAATGATAATAATCAGTTGCTTTTAGGCATCCGTCATGCTAATCGGCCCCAAACAGTCATGCCTTCTTCAGTATTGTCTAGTGATAGTATGCACATAGGTCTTCTTGCGGCAGCAGCTCATGCAGCTGCTACCAGTAGCCGGTTCACCATCTTCTATAATCCAAG AGCAAGTCCATCTGAGTTTGTCATACCTTTAGCTAAATATGTGAAAGCAGTGTACCATACTCGTGTATCTGTGGGCATGCGCTTCAGAATGCTTTTTGAAACGGAAGAGTCAAGTGTTCGAAG ATACATGGGCACGATAACAGGTATAAGCAATGTAGACCCTGTCCGCTGGCCAAATTCTCACTGGCGTTCTGTTAAG GTGGGTTGGGATGAATCAACTGCTGGAGAGAGGCAACCGCGGGTATCCCTTTGGGAGATAGAGCCTCTAACAACATTCCCGATGTATCCATCCCCTTTTCCTCTGAGACTCAAACGTCCATGGCCATCGGGATTGCCTTCTCTACATG GTATAAAGGATGAAGACATTGGTCTGAATCCTTCCCTTATGTGGCTTCGAGATGGTGCAGACCGAGGCTTTCAATCAATGAATTTTCAGGGAATTGGAATGTCTCCTTGGTTGCAACCGAGGTTAGATACTTCCTTTCTTGGTCTACAACCTGACATGTACCAAGCAATGGCTGCTGCTGCTGCGCTTCAGGATATGAGGACTATTgaaccatcaaaacaaacaaatccaGCAATTCTTCAATTCCAGCAACCTCAGAGCATGACTTCCAACATGCCTATACTAGCTGGTCAGGTTCTACAACAAATTCAACCTCAGTCTCAGCAAGCCTTGCTTCAGATGATTCAAGGAAACCCCCGTCAGAATGAGACTCAGTCGCAATTTATTCAACATCAGTTGCAGCATTGCAACTCTTTTGGTGATCAACAGCACCAGCATATACAACCAATCCCTCCGAAGCATCACCAAATTCAAcaacatcaaaatcatcaaatacaacCACAGCAACATCAGCATGTGCAGCAACATAAGCTCTTGGTTGATCATCAGCAAAATCCTAATGTAATGCCAGCCATGTCCCATTTCATCGCTGCCTCCCAGCCGCAGCAGTTCATCCAGCATCAGAACTTTGCTGACTCAAATGGTAACCCTGTGCCATCATCCACTGTATCTCCCTTGCATGGTCTTTTGCAGTCTTTATCTTCAGAAGAAACTTCAAGCCTTCTTAGTTTGCCGAGAACTAACCCTGTGATCAACTCTGGTGTTTGGCCATCCAAGAGGGTTGCAGTTGAGTCCAAAATTGCTTCCGGATCTCAGTTAGAACAAATAGGCAATCTGCAGTCCGGCATATCCCAAAACTCAGTCTCATTGCCTTCATTCCCAGGAAGGGAATGCTCAGTAGATCAAGACGGTAGCATCGATCCCCAAAACCATTTTTTGTTTGGTGTCAATATAGACTCTCCGCTCCTAATGCAGGATGGCATGTCAGGCCTCAGGAGTGTGTGCACTGAAAGTGATTCGACGGTTGTGCCATATGCTCCAACTAATTTTCTCAGTCCCACAGATACTGATTTCGCCTTGAATCACTCGTTGAGTTCCAATCATTTAGATGAATCAGCACTTGTGCAGTCTTCTGAGAACAACTTGGGTcatgcaaatccacaaaatggAACCTTTGTCAAG ATATATAAATCGGGGTCTTTCGGGAGGTCTCTGGACATCACTAGGTTCAGCAGTTACGATGAGCTGCGTAGTGAACTTGGACGTCTATTCGGTCTTGAAGGCCAATTGGAGGACCCTCTGAGATCAGGCTGGCAGCTTGTATTTGTCGACCGGGAGAACGATGTGCTTCTCCTGGGCGACGACCCCTGGCA GGAGTTTGTCAACAATGTGTGGTGCATAAAGATACTCTCACCTCAAGAAGTGCAGCAAATGGGGAAACAAGGCATTGACCTTCTAACCTCCATTCCACTCAAAAGGCTTTCAAGCAGTTGCGAGGACTACCGACAGGACTCGAGGAATCTAAGCACAAGTATCCCCTCCGTCGGCTCCCTTAATTACTGA
- the LOC120262969 gene encoding remorin 4.1-like has protein sequence MEYERIHNVKMGVLSPTKLRMKLIGAQSSRRKEVESNSSRTSPSKIEEMKYAKNGLLAGDLDQEGGASKIGSYPLQQSNYLGVVHPGKPLEADYNGYDSGNDNGSTSSFEFHQVQQSKAGSYHRHIPSKWNEAEKWILNRRSQRPNNVLKRSNSQNHGNRQMLPSWLRISPVNVGQKHYVSRSVDTKLMVEKLPSVSNYTRSNSLSANGPGRSSDVLVASGDSNSLQRGNYRNESSTIKNPVSEPTDFPAVQLVSMRDIGTEMTPIPSEEPSRTTTPPGAMTPSHSSISSRPSSPRKGMPVQQSFPKLSTNDELNFRKGGGKNELSERELQIKTRREIAALGIQLGKMNIASWASKEELQHPSPAPVTIDADQLARMEYETRAAAWEDAEKSKHIARFKSEELKIKAWQSHQKAKFDVQMKKAEIDAERMRTRVKEKTGEKLAIVQRRAEEKQAMAEARMNRKAVRTTRQAEYIRQTGRIPSSSILNCSCLF, from the exons ATGGAGTATGAGAGGATCCACAATGTCAAG ATGGGTGTACTATCTCCGACGAAACTCCGGATGAAGCTCATAGGAGCTCAGAGTAGCAGAAGAAAGGAAGTCGAGAGCAATTCATCGAGGACATCGCCTTCTAAAATCGAGGAGATGAAGTATGCGAAGAACGGCTTATTAGCTGGTGATCTTGATCAGGAAG GTGGTGCTTCAAAGATTGGTTCTTATCCGCTTCAGCAAAGCAACTATTTGGGTGTGGTTCATCCCGGGAAACCTCTCGAGGCTGATTATAATGGATATGACAGTGGTAATGACAATGGCAGCACTTCCAGCTTTGAGTTCCATCAAGTGCAGCAATCAAAGGCCGGGTCTTACCATAGGCATATTCCGTCTAAGTGGAATGAAGCAGAGAAATGGATATTGAACCGGCGATCACAGCGTCCGAATAATGTCTTGAAGAGGTCGAATTCACAGAATCATGGAAATCGTCAAATGCTGCCCAGTTGGCTGAGAATTTCTCCTGTGAATGTTGGGCAAAAGCATTATGTTAGTCGATCAGTGGATACCAAATTGATGGTTGAGAAGTTACCTTCGGTTTCAAATTACACACGTTCGAATTCCTTGTCTGCGAACGGACCTGGTCGGTCAAGTGATGTACTTGTTGCTTCTGGAGATTCTAATAGTCTTCAAAGAGGAAATTATCGTAACGAATCATCGACCATTAAAAATCCTGTATCTGAGCCAACAG ACTTTCCGGCTGTACAGTTAGTGTCAATGAGAGATATAGGAACAGAGATGACCCCAATTCCAAGCGAAGAACCATCAAGAACGACGACTCCTCCAGGAGCCATGACACCAAGTCATAGCTCCATTTCTTCAAGGCCATCGAGTCCGAGAAAAGGAATGCCTGTGCAGCAGTCATTCCCAAAGCTTTCTACCAATGATGAATTAAATTTCCGAAAAGGTGGTGGCAAAAATGAATTATCTGAAAGAGAATTGCAGATTAAAACTAGGAGAGAAATTGCTGCTCTTGGCATACAGCTAGGTAAGATGAACATCGCTTCGTGGGCTAGCAAAGAAGAGTTGCAACATCCTTCTCCTGCTCCCGTAACAATCGACGCAGATCAACTTGCGAGAATGGAATATGAAACACGTGCGGCTGCATGGGAAGATGCTGAGAAATCCAAACATATAGCCAG ATTTAAGAGTGAAGAACTCAAGATTAAGGCATGGCAGAGTCATCAGAAAGCGAAATTTGATGTTCAAATGAAGAAAGCAGAG atcGATGCAGAGCGAATGAGGACTCGTGTTAAAGAGAAGACAGGCGAGAAGCTAGCAATAGTGCAACGACGGGCAGAGGAGAAACAAGCCATGGCAGAAGCCAGAATGAACCGAAAAGCTGTGAGAACTACTCGACAGGCAGAGTACATTCGACAAACTGGTCGAATTCCATCGTCTAGTATCCTGAATTGTAGTTGTTTGTTCTAG